The following proteins are encoded in a genomic region of Streptomyces sp. NBC_01723:
- a CDS encoding alpha/beta hydrolase: protein MSKSRVRRRATAFGTAGALVTATLIAGAVTAPAASAAPPSGQPSAQGWDHEARGAVIAAARAARAGIDWQDCPADWNLPKPIQCGYVTVPLDYAKPFGKQIKIAVDRIGNTGTKSERQGALLYNPGGPGGSGLRFPARVTGKSAVWAKTAEAYDFVGFDPRGVGKSAPISCVDPQEFVKAPKMDPVPGSEADKLAQRKLAREYADGCFERSGEMLPHMTTPNTARDLDVVRAALGEKKLNFLGVSYGTYLGAVYGTLFPGHVRRMVVDSVVNPSREKIWYQANLDQDVAFEQRWKDWQDWVAKNDATFHLGDTRAEVQEQWLKLRATAAKEPLGGVVGPAELISFFQSAPYYDSAWVPTADIFGKYVAGDTQALVDAAAPDLSDTAGNASSENGNAVYTAVECADAQWPTDWRTWDADNTKLHRDHPFMTWANAWMNLPCATWPVKQRTPVDVKTGKGLPPVLIVQSERDAATPYGGAVELHKRFEGSRLVTERDAGSHGVTGLVNPCVNDRVDTYLLTGKVDAKDVTCDPHATPRP, encoded by the coding sequence TTGAGCAAGAGCAGAGTGCGGCGGAGGGCGACGGCGTTCGGCACGGCCGGAGCGCTGGTCACCGCCACGCTGATAGCCGGCGCCGTCACGGCACCCGCCGCGAGCGCCGCACCCCCGTCCGGGCAGCCCTCCGCGCAAGGCTGGGACCACGAGGCCCGAGGTGCCGTCATCGCCGCCGCCCGCGCCGCCCGCGCCGGGATCGACTGGCAGGACTGCCCCGCCGACTGGAACCTCCCCAAGCCGATCCAGTGCGGCTATGTCACCGTGCCGCTCGACTACGCCAAGCCGTTCGGCAAGCAGATCAAGATCGCCGTCGACCGCATCGGCAACACCGGCACCAAGAGCGAGCGCCAGGGCGCCCTCCTGTACAACCCCGGCGGCCCGGGCGGCTCCGGACTGCGCTTCCCGGCCCGCGTCACCGGCAAGAGCGCGGTGTGGGCCAAGACGGCCGAGGCCTACGACTTCGTGGGCTTCGACCCGCGTGGCGTCGGCAAGTCCGCGCCGATCTCCTGCGTCGACCCGCAGGAGTTCGTCAAGGCGCCCAAGATGGACCCCGTGCCCGGCTCCGAGGCCGACAAGCTCGCCCAGCGCAAGCTCGCGCGGGAGTACGCCGACGGCTGCTTCGAGCGCAGCGGCGAGATGCTCCCGCACATGACCACGCCGAACACCGCCCGCGACCTCGACGTCGTCCGGGCCGCCCTCGGCGAGAAGAAGCTCAACTTCCTCGGCGTCTCCTACGGCACCTACCTCGGCGCCGTCTACGGCACCCTCTTCCCCGGCCACGTGCGCCGCATGGTCGTCGACAGCGTCGTCAACCCGTCCCGCGAGAAGATCTGGTACCAGGCCAACCTGGACCAGGACGTCGCCTTCGAGCAGCGCTGGAAGGACTGGCAGGACTGGGTCGCGAAGAACGACGCCACCTTCCACCTGGGTGACACCCGTGCCGAGGTCCAGGAGCAGTGGCTGAAGCTGCGCGCCACCGCCGCGAAGGAACCCCTCGGCGGCGTCGTCGGCCCGGCCGAGCTGATCTCCTTCTTCCAGAGCGCCCCGTACTACGACTCCGCGTGGGTGCCCACCGCGGACATCTTCGGCAAGTACGTCGCCGGTGACACCCAGGCCCTCGTCGACGCCGCCGCGCCGGACCTCTCCGACACCGCGGGCAACGCCTCGTCGGAGAACGGCAACGCCGTCTACACGGCGGTCGAGTGCGCCGACGCCCAGTGGCCCACCGACTGGCGCACCTGGGACGCCGACAACACCAAGCTGCACCGCGACCACCCGTTCATGACCTGGGCCAACGCCTGGATGAACCTGCCCTGTGCCACCTGGCCGGTCAAGCAGCGCACCCCGGTGGACGTGAAGACCGGCAAGGGCCTCCCGCCGGTGCTGATCGTCCAGTCCGAACGGGACGCGGCCACCCCGTACGGCGGCGCCGTCGAACTGCACAAGCGGTTCGAGGGATCCCGCCTCGTCACCGAGCGGGACGCCGGCTCGCACGGCGTCACCGGGCTGGTCAACCCGTGCGTCAACGACCGGGTCGACACCTATCTGCTCACCGGGAAGGTGGACGCCAAGGACGTGACCTGCGACCCGCACGCCACGCCCAGGCCCTGA
- a CDS encoding urease accessory protein UreD, giving the protein MDRVTGPGGVRARARILARGDGRGGTVLPVLEGEGPLAVRRTRGSGAEARVMLVGAMSGPLGGDHFTVTAEAARGARLRVGSAAATLALPGQEKAGSRYDVRLTVGDDAELHWLPEQLISAHGSDLYVGTRVDLAAGARLLLREEQVLGRAGEEPGRLTSRLTVRIEGRGVLDQELACGPGAPGGWDGPAGLAGHRALGQLVVVRPGFATEPPAARVFEEGAAVMPLAGPAALVTAVAPDALRLRRLLDGALASLGRD; this is encoded by the coding sequence GTGGACCGCGTGACCGGTCCGGGCGGCGTGCGGGCGAGGGCCCGGATCCTCGCCCGCGGCGACGGGCGCGGCGGCACCGTCCTGCCCGTGCTGGAGGGCGAGGGACCGCTCGCGGTGCGCCGGACCCGGGGGAGCGGTGCCGAGGCCCGGGTGATGCTGGTCGGGGCGATGAGCGGGCCGCTCGGTGGCGACCACTTCACGGTGACGGCCGAGGCGGCCCGGGGCGCCCGGCTGCGGGTCGGCTCGGCCGCCGCCACCCTCGCCCTGCCGGGGCAGGAGAAGGCGGGCTCCCGCTACGACGTCCGGCTCACCGTCGGCGACGACGCCGAACTGCACTGGCTGCCCGAGCAGCTGATCTCCGCGCACGGCAGCGACCTGTACGTCGGTACGCGCGTCGACCTCGCCGCCGGAGCCCGGCTGCTGCTGCGTGAGGAGCAGGTGCTCGGCCGGGCCGGGGAGGAACCGGGCCGCCTCACCAGCCGTCTGACGGTACGGATCGAGGGCCGCGGAGTCCTCGACCAGGAACTGGCCTGCGGGCCCGGTGCCCCGGGCGGCTGGGACGGGCCCGCGGGGCTCGCCGGACACCGTGCCCTCGGCCAGCTGGTCGTCGTACGCCCCGGGTTCGCGACGGAGCCGCCGGCCGCCCGGGTGTTCGAGGAGGGCGCGGCCGTCATGCCGCTGGCCGGGCCCGCCGCGCTGGTGACCGCGGTGGCGCCGGACGCGCTGCGGTTGCGGCGGCTGCTGGACGGGGCGTTGGCCTCGCTGGGGCGCGACTAG
- the ureG gene encoding urease accessory protein UreG, with protein MHLDHHHELPAAVSADARRPDGTRRAVRIGLGGPVGSGKTATVAALCRALREELSLAVVTNDIYTREDAEFLLREAVLPPERITAVETGACPHTAIRDDISANLEAVEDLEDEVGPLDLVLVESGGDNLTATFSKGLVDAQIFVIDVAGGDDIPRKGGPGVATADLLIVNKTDLAPYVGSDLARMAADAKAQRGELPVVLQSLRGEDGVGEVADWVRGRIAAWTA; from the coding sequence ATGCATCTTGACCACCACCACGAACTCCCCGCCGCCGTCTCCGCCGATGCCAGGCGGCCCGACGGTACGCGCCGGGCGGTGCGGATCGGGCTCGGTGGACCCGTCGGGTCCGGGAAGACCGCCACCGTCGCCGCGCTCTGCCGGGCCCTGCGCGAGGAGTTGTCGCTCGCCGTGGTGACCAACGACATCTACACCCGCGAGGACGCCGAGTTCCTGCTCCGGGAGGCGGTGCTGCCGCCCGAGCGGATCACCGCCGTGGAGACCGGGGCCTGCCCCCACACCGCCATCCGGGACGACATCTCCGCCAACCTGGAGGCCGTGGAGGACCTGGAGGACGAGGTCGGGCCGCTCGACCTGGTCCTCGTGGAGTCCGGCGGCGACAACCTCACCGCCACCTTCTCCAAGGGGCTCGTCGACGCCCAGATCTTCGTGATCGACGTGGCCGGCGGCGACGACATCCCGCGCAAGGGCGGCCCCGGCGTCGCCACCGCCGACCTGCTGATCGTCAACAAGACCGACCTCGCGCCCTACGTCGGCTCCGACCTCGCGCGGATGGCCGCGGACGCCAAGGCGCAGCGCGGTGAACTGCCCGTCGTCCTGCAGTCGCTGCGCGGCGAGGACGGCGTCGGGGAGGTCGCCGACTGGGTCAGGGGGCGGATCGCCGCGTGGACCGCGTGA
- a CDS encoding urease accessory protein UreF — MSRAALLVLADGRFPAGGHAHSGGAEAAVRAGRVTDAASLEAFCRGRLHTSGAVAASLAAAAALGADPVGLDRAADARTPSPALRGVARRLGRQLMRAARATWPHPELDALAGRFPKGAHQPVVLGVVARAAGLGALDAAYCSAYEGVSGPATAVVRLLSLDPFDATGVLARLADDVDLVARDAVEAAGRVMTDGVDVLPARSAPLLEVAAEAHAAWAVRLFAS, encoded by the coding sequence ATGAGCCGCGCAGCACTGCTCGTCCTCGCGGACGGCCGCTTTCCCGCCGGAGGGCACGCCCACTCCGGCGGGGCGGAGGCCGCCGTCCGGGCGGGACGCGTGACCGACGCCGCGAGCCTGGAGGCGTTCTGCCGGGGGCGGCTGCATACGAGCGGCGCCGTCGCGGCGTCCCTCGCGGCGGCCGCGGCCCTGGGCGCGGACCCCGTCGGGCTCGACCGGGCCGCCGACGCCCGTACCCCGTCGCCCGCCCTGCGGGGGGTGGCGCGCAGACTCGGGCGGCAGCTGATGCGGGCCGCGCGGGCGACCTGGCCGCATCCCGAACTCGACGCGCTGGCGGGGAGGTTCCCCAAGGGCGCGCATCAGCCCGTCGTGCTGGGGGTCGTCGCCCGTGCGGCCGGGCTGGGGGCGCTGGACGCGGCGTACTGCTCCGCCTACGAGGGGGTGAGCGGGCCGGCCACCGCGGTCGTGCGGCTGCTCAGCCTCGATCCCTTCGACGCGACGGGGGTGCTGGCGCGCCTTGCGGACGACGTGGATCTGGTGGCGCGGGACGCGGTGGAGGCGGCGGGGCGCGTCATGACCGACGGGGTCGATGTGCTGCCCGCGCGGTCGGCGCCGTTGCTGGAGGTCGCGGCGGAGGCGCATGCGGCGTGGGCGGTCCGGTTGTTCGCCTCGTAG
- a CDS encoding urease subunit alpha yields MPELSRGAYADLFGPTTGDRVRLADTDLFVEIEEDRAGGPGRSGDEAVFGGGKVLRESMGQSRATRAEGAPDTVVTGAVIIDHWGIVKADVGIRDGRITGIGKSGNPDTMDGVHPDLVIGPETEVIAGNGKILTAGGIDTHVHFIAPTAVDEALASGVTTLIGGGTGPAEGSKATTVTPGSWHLARMFAALESSPVNIGFLGKGSTMSKESMRDQLRAGVLGFKIHEDWGATPAVISACLDVCEESGVQLAVHTDTLNEAGFVGDTFDAVAGRTLHAFHVEGAGGGHAPDMITAVSLPNILPASTNPTRPHTVNTVEEHLDMLMVCHHLNPAVPEDLAFAESRIRPSTIAAEDVLHDMGAISIMASDAQAMGRIGEVIMRTWQTAHVMKRRRGFLPGDTRADNRRARRYVAKYTINPAVAQGIEHEVGSVESGKLADLVLWEPRFFGVKPLLVLKGGQIAYAQMGDANASIPTPQPVLPRPMFGAHGTAPAANSVAFVTERAVEDGLAERLGTGRELVPIRSTRGRTKADMRENDALPRVEVAADSFAVTIDGELVEPAPVAELPLAQRYFLF; encoded by the coding sequence ATGCCTGAGCTGTCCCGCGGCGCCTACGCCGACCTGTTCGGCCCGACCACCGGCGACCGGGTCCGCCTCGCCGACACCGACCTCTTCGTCGAGATCGAGGAGGACCGCGCGGGCGGCCCCGGCCGCTCCGGGGACGAGGCCGTCTTCGGCGGTGGCAAGGTGCTGCGCGAATCCATGGGCCAGTCGCGCGCCACCCGCGCCGAAGGAGCCCCCGACACCGTTGTCACCGGCGCCGTGATCATCGACCACTGGGGCATCGTCAAGGCCGACGTCGGCATCCGCGACGGACGGATCACCGGCATCGGCAAGTCCGGCAACCCGGACACGATGGACGGCGTCCACCCCGACCTCGTCATCGGGCCCGAGACGGAGGTCATCGCGGGCAACGGCAAGATCCTCACCGCGGGCGGCATCGACACCCACGTGCACTTCATCGCCCCGACCGCCGTCGACGAGGCGCTGGCGTCGGGCGTCACCACTCTCATCGGCGGCGGCACGGGCCCGGCCGAGGGCAGCAAGGCGACCACCGTCACCCCGGGTTCGTGGCACCTGGCGCGGATGTTCGCCGCCCTGGAGTCGAGCCCCGTCAACATCGGCTTCCTGGGCAAGGGCAGCACCATGTCCAAGGAGTCGATGCGCGACCAGCTCCGCGCCGGAGTGCTCGGCTTCAAGATCCACGAGGACTGGGGCGCCACCCCCGCCGTCATCTCCGCCTGCCTGGACGTCTGCGAGGAGTCCGGCGTCCAGCTCGCCGTCCACACCGACACCCTGAACGAGGCGGGCTTCGTCGGCGACACCTTCGACGCGGTCGCGGGCCGCACCCTGCACGCCTTCCACGTCGAGGGCGCGGGCGGCGGCCACGCGCCCGACATGATCACCGCGGTCTCACTGCCCAACATACTGCCGGCCTCCACCAACCCGACCCGGCCGCACACCGTCAACACCGTGGAGGAACACCTCGACATGCTGATGGTCTGCCACCACCTGAACCCGGCCGTCCCCGAGGACCTGGCCTTCGCCGAGTCCCGGATCCGGCCCAGTACCATCGCCGCCGAGGACGTCCTGCACGACATGGGGGCGATCTCCATCATGGCGTCGGACGCCCAGGCCATGGGACGCATCGGCGAGGTGATCATGCGGACCTGGCAGACCGCGCACGTGATGAAGCGGCGCCGCGGCTTCCTGCCCGGCGACACGCGGGCCGACAACCGGCGCGCCCGTCGATATGTCGCCAAGTACACGATCAATCCCGCCGTGGCGCAGGGCATCGAGCACGAGGTCGGCTCCGTCGAGAGCGGCAAGCTCGCGGACCTGGTGCTCTGGGAGCCACGGTTCTTCGGGGTGAAGCCGCTGCTCGTCCTCAAGGGCGGGCAGATCGCCTACGCGCAGATGGGCGACGCGAACGCCTCCATCCCGACCCCGCAGCCGGTCCTGCCGCGCCCGATGTTCGGTGCCCACGGGACGGCGCCGGCCGCCAACTCGGTCGCCTTCGTGACCGAGCGGGCCGTCGAGGACGGACTGGCGGAACGGCTCGGAACCGGGCGGGAACTGGTGCCGATCCGGTCGACGCGCGGGCGTACCAAGGCCGACATGCGGGAGAACGACGCGCTGCCCCGCGTGGAGGTCGCCGCGGACTCCTTCGCGGTGACCATCGACGGCGAACTCGTCGAGCCCGCACCCGTCGCCGAACTGCCGCTGGCCCAGCGGTACTTCCTCTTCTGA
- a CDS encoding urease subunit beta has protein sequence MIPGEILLADPPVPFNEGLPVTRLTVLNTADRPVQVGSHYHFAEANPGLDFDRTAAHGTRLNIAAGTAVRFEPGIPVDVELVPLAGARVVMGLRGATGGALDA, from the coding sequence ATGATTCCCGGAGAGATCCTCCTCGCCGACCCGCCGGTCCCCTTCAACGAAGGGCTTCCGGTCACCCGTCTGACCGTCCTCAACACCGCCGACCGGCCCGTCCAGGTCGGCTCCCACTACCACTTCGCCGAGGCCAATCCCGGTCTCGACTTCGACCGCACCGCCGCGCACGGCACCCGGCTCAACATCGCCGCCGGCACCGCCGTGCGGTTCGAGCCCGGCATCCCCGTCGACGTCGAACTGGTCCCCCTCGCGGGCGCCCGCGTCGTCATGGGCCTGCGCGGCGCCACCGGAGGTGCCCTCGATGCCTGA
- a CDS encoding urease subunit gamma yields MQLTPHEQERLLIHVAADVAEKRRARGVKLNHPEVVALITAHILEGARDGRTVGELMSSGRKVLQRDEVMEGVPEMIHDVQVEATFPDGTKLVTVHAPIV; encoded by the coding sequence ATGCAACTGACCCCGCACGAGCAGGAGAGACTGCTCATCCATGTGGCCGCGGACGTGGCGGAGAAGCGCCGCGCGCGAGGCGTGAAGCTCAACCACCCCGAGGTCGTCGCGCTGATCACCGCGCACATCCTCGAAGGCGCCCGGGACGGGCGGACCGTGGGTGAACTCATGTCCTCCGGACGCAAGGTGCTCCAGCGCGACGAGGTCATGGAGGGAGTCCCCGAGATGATCCACGACGTGCAGGTCGAGGCCACCTTCCCGGACGGCACCAAGCTGGTCACCGTCCACGCACCGATCGTCTGA